From Anopheles coluzzii chromosome 3, AcolN3, whole genome shotgun sequence, the proteins below share one genomic window:
- the LOC120957693 gene encoding PRADC1-like protein: MTRHALSVVVPQVLRIWRRQAGLHFVVSTFCWFTLISFVWCGANNLHMNDGVRTQDIIAGDVFFEILEPSALEYTYRLRPAKDFGGTFGISYKSPQGKLVPAIPADACSAKFENADELEGNIALVERGHCSFLTKAINVEAIGGAAIIVTEYDTEIDDFDYYIEMVHDNTDRDTDIPAGFLHGKNGIIIRQTLKKMNLPYAIVNIPVNLTFIQPHMINQPPWLPW, encoded by the exons ATGACGCGCCACGCTTTATCCGTTGTGGTGCCTCAGGTCCTGCGAATATGGCGCCGGCAAGCGGGACTACACTTCGTCGTTAGTACGTTCTGCTGGTTCACGTTGATATCATTCGTATGGTGCGGTG CTAACAATCTTCACATGAACGATGGCGTACGTACGCAGGACATCATTGCAGGTGATGTGTTTTTCGAAATTCTAGAACCTTCGGCCTTGGAGTACACGTATCGGTTGCGACCAGCGAAAGATTTCGGTGGCACGTTTGGCATTTCATACAAATCTCCGCAAGGGAAACTGGTACCGGCGATTCCAGCGGATGCGTGCTCTGCAAAATTCGAAAACGCCGATGAGCTGGAGGGCAACATTGCACTCGTCGAGCGGGG CCACTGTTCGTTTCTAACCAAAGCCATCAACGTGGAAGCGATAGGCGGCGCAGCCATAATTGTGACCGAGTATGATACGGAGATCGATGACTTTGACTACTACATCGAGATGGTGCATGACAATACCGACCGCGATACCGACATTCCGGCTGGATTTTTGCACGGCAAGAATGGAATAATTATTCGACAGACGCTAAAAAAGATGAACCTACCGTACGCGATCGTGAACATTCCCGTCAATCTCACCTTCATACAGCCGCACATGATAAATCAACCGCCTTGGTTGCCTTGGTAA
- the LOC120957692 gene encoding alpha-L-iduronidase: protein MLINHLHNVELYPGFELMGIPKGYSELPCRKTFWTDLVQQLVERYTDRYGLQYVAGWRFETWNEPDLRSYNLLNFTVNDYLSYVFAVRKGLDVMSQRFSALNLGNDPMKRVKFPLYGPAGLFKSAQHHPFCWSVLEVCNSTTPHSCPFETITFHRKGSGRWASEVLDGGRQLLEDVLKRFPNVKRLSFANDEADPIAGWSTARPFQADVRYAAMLFSIVTQHWSAITDGDDFGQHLQFLSHDNAFLSYYPYVFEQRTLFARFQMNLTNPPHVQFVVKPVFSALGMLANLAPLAGPTHYLEGNVSYLASIDEHMTYLCLLASRSNDSFPLHEKRSHLNISIPTDMLIGTRLNYLLEAVQDGRNDPFRVWQWQGKPPYPTSEQFAAMREVQLPSILLAGSQNVQRGKGLSNINLSLNLRAPWIVSVRVCSDDYALPGQVYGVRVRMVFQDEVLIHWKLSTDGLKDHRCIRTYQIWFKSTRSTDAKRKHKWCIINRFKHTPFMFYQYVSKIMPVSGKRDISSVCSGVVVGYYKVRAVDFFGRKGPFSTPVHYGTNATFHSGSSKEKHIN from the exons ATGTTGATAAATCATCTGCATAATGTAGAACTTTATCCTGGATTTGAGTTGATGGGCATACCGAAAGGCTATTCTGAACTACCCTGCAGGAAAACATTTTGGACGGATTTAGTACAACAACTAGTGGAAAGATATACAG ATCGGTACGGTTTGCAGTACGTAGCAGGATGGAGATTTGAAACGTGGAATGAACCCGACTTACGAAGCTACAATTTGTTGAACTTTACCGTAAATG ACTATTTATCGTACGTATTTGCCGTCCGGAAAGGCTTGGATGTAATGAGTCAAAGATTTAGTGCTTTAAATTTGGGCAATGATCCTATGAAAAGGGTGAAGTTTCCTTTGTACGGTCCAGCGGGTCTATTTAAATCAGCGCAACATCATCCTTTCTGCTGGTCTGTGCTGGAAGTTTGTAATTCAACCACTCCACACAGCTGTCCATTCGAGACGATCACCTTTCATCGTAAGGGAAGCGGACGTTGGGCTTCCGAAGTGCTCGACGGTGGTCGACAGTTGCTGGAAGATGTGTTGAAACGGTTCCCAAATGTTAAACGTCTAAGCTTTGCCAATGA TGAAGCCGATCCAATCGCTGGTTGGTCCACGGCCCGTCCGTTTCAGGCGGATGTGCGTTACGCAGCTATGCTTTTTTCGATCGTCACTCAACATTGGTCCGCAATTACCGACGGGGATGACTTTGGACAGCACTTACAGTTTCTGTCCCACGATAATGCATTTCTCAGCTACTATCCGTACGTGTTCGAGCAGCGCACACTGTTTGCACGGTTTCAGATGAATCTTACTAATCCGCCACATGTGCAGTTCGTGGTAAAGCCTGTGTTTTCTGCACTAGGAATGCTAGCGAACTTGGCTCCACTCGCTGGGCCAACACATTACCTAGAGGGTAATGTTTCGTACTTAGCCTCGATTGATGAACATATGACGTATCTTTGCTTGCTAGCATCACGATCGAACGATAGCTTCCCTTTACATGAGAAACGATCGCATTTGAATATTTCCATCCCTACCGATATGCTGATCGGAACTCGCCTCAACTACCTGCTAGAAGCTGTGCAGGATGGTCGAAATGATCCATTTCGTGTGTGGCAGTGGCAAGGCAAGCCACCGTACCCAACATCCGAGCAGTTTGCTGCTATGCGTGAAGTTCAGCTTCCAAGCATTTTGCTGGCAGGATCTCAGAATGTTCAGCGTGGAAAAGGATTGTCAAATATTAATCTTTCCTTAAACTTGCGCGCTCCTTGGATTGTTAGCGTACGGGTATGCAGTGATGATTATGCTCTCCCTGGACAAGTTTACGGTGTGCGCGTAAGGATGGTGTTTCAGGATGAAGTGTTAATACATTGGAAATTGTCAACGGATGGATTGAAAGATCATCG GTGTATTCGAACGTATCAGATTTGGTTTAAATCTACACGCTCAACTGATGCTAAACGGAAGCACAAATGGTGTATTATTAATAGGTTTAAACATACACctttcatgttttatcagtATGTTAGTAAAATCATGCCTGTTAGTGGAAAACGAGACATCAGTTCCG TATGCTCTGGTGTGGTAGTAGGATACTACAAGGTGCGTGCCGTTGATTTTTTTGGTCGGAAAGGACCATTTTCTACACCGGTTCATTATGGGACCAACGCAACGTTTCACTCTGGTTCATCAAAGGAAAAACATATCAACTAA